The sequence caatttcagtttcataTTCTTGGACTTGTAGCTTTAGCTTAATGTTTTCcgtaaaaatttcatcataGGACggatttctttcttttcctgaACATGTTCCTTTTTCTATATGTTCTATAGATTTGTCCTTTTTGGATCTATGATCATTGTACTGCGCCAACAATTCAAGGGTGGTACTACCACCATGAGTTGTGGTCAAATTATCTGTCATTGCGTGCTGTTAGTTGAGTGTGAGTTTATTCTAGAATATACACACAGATACTCCTAGCAGCCAGTGTTTCAACAAACGTGATGTTGTATATGCCTGATGTAATCACGAACTCGAACAAAAGGCAAAATGGTAGAAGGCAAggacaaagaagaaaagagaaaaaacttCCAGATACAAAGCTAACACACAAAGGTAAACGGTGATTAAAATGGATATATCGTTGATGTATTTAAcaatcttgaaaaattccGTTTAAAAAACATACCAATACGCGCAATAAAAACGGTTCTTATCTGGTACTTTACCTAGTCAGACGATTATTGTTCTTTATAAAACGGCCgcgttttttttccaacatCACCGCCGCCATATAACTTTCGACATTCTTAGAGTTGTGGTATAAAGAGCAATGCATATACGTATGTAATCCTAATTGAAATGCTATCTTTGTAACATAATGAATGGTTCAGTTGAGCACATACTTACCATCACCTCCCTCGACAAATATGTCCTGCACATTCTCGAGTGTGATGAGTGTCTGCTTTATGACCATGTCGGCAACTGTGCTGCCGATATGTGGCAAAGCTGTAACATCCCATCTGCGAAGTAACTCTTGCTTAACGCGTGTTTCCTCATTTTTAAACACATCGAGACCACAGCTTGCCACTTTTCCAGATTCAAGAGCGTCTAGTAGcacatcttcatctatgCATGTGCCTCTCCCAACGTTAACTATCCTGACACCATCTTTACACCAGGCCAAACTTTTACGATTGATAATATTGTTTGTAGAGGCCGTACTGGGCAAGGCCAAAATGATCAAATCCGCATTCTTCCAAGTATTTGGATCATCTAGATCAGAATGGTACTTAGCGTTGTAATCAAGTAGACTCTTTTGGACGGGACCGGTCCTTTTGTAGTATTCAATGCTCATGTTGAACACTTTGTGCAAGTTAGACCCTATATTTTGTCCGATGGAGCCAAACCCCAATATTAGaacttttttattcattggagattccatttttttcccgCCAACCGTGTACTTTTCTGCTAAATGTACCACTTTCCTATCCTTGTTAGGCTTGCATTTGTCTGTTCGAGAGGgaaatttcatttcctGACCGTGGTAACTATCTGTAACAATTTCATACGAGTCACTAGAGATATATTTCTTACACTGTTCAACATTACCATTTTCCACGTATTTAAAACAATATTCCCAAAATGAAGTCATTCTAAAGCAGCTAATTGCTAGGAAAATAGCCAATTCTGTGACATGGTCAGCAGCATGTGGTCCAATGTTGCATAAAGTGATACCTTTCGATCTTAATAACTTACCGTCAATAAAGTCACAGCCGACCCATGGTACAAGGATTACTTTTAAAGATGCGGGGAAGAATTCAATATAACTCGAAGGGTTTCCTAACACAGTGAAAAACTCCTCAGTGAGCCAAAAGCCGTTTATTCTATGagtttccaaaaatttaacaAAATCATCCTTTGTGGACATCTcatatttatagaattcTACCCTTTCTGCCAGTTTGCGATATTCAGGAAGATGACTGGCGACTTCCCATTGGGTTTTATAAGGCACCAAAATTCTTGGTTTGGCAGAATAAGTTACATCTGCTATGTCAATTGAAGTAATCATTGTTATTTAAAGGTTGCTACTTTTGTACACTCAAGTATTTTTCTGTATTTGAGAGAGAGCTATTTGTACTCCACACTCCACCTTTTAGATCTGCGTCAAAGTGTCAGAATAAACATACCGTAAAACGGAATGACTACCGCCACCCCAATGACATAAAAacggaagaaaaagagcaaAAACCGAGCGCCAAACTATCTTATTCAACGAATCAAATAACAATACAAATGCAGAGGTAAAACATTATTCGccacatatatatgtacatatctatatgtatacatatttttatatatcaATCTTTTGAAGAGCAAAGTGACCTCTTTGTTGTTATCCAAAGTTTAACCAGTCCAGTTAAGCCGGATCCCAGGGACAGAACGGCATACGTTCCCTTTGGAGTTTTTAAATTTAGAATATCTGATGTATTAGCCATGCAATCAAACGATAATCTTGCAATATCTAAATAAACAAGTGTCTTTTCATCCTTGATGGCCTTTAGTTGTTTGTGTATTAACACCTCTGCGTCGTTATTAACATTTAGGTCATTTAACAACTGTTTCCTAATTGGCGATTGTGAGCCATCGTCTTTATGGGCCTGATGCATCAGTATGGGTGAGAGTAGTAACGCGTTATTTTGAACTTTTAGTTGCACTTCCAATTCTAATTGTCTCTTCTGTAAGCTTTGCAGGTTGAGCCAATGGTCCTTCAAGCTTAAAAGAATGTCGTATTGCCATGCAAGAGACTCTTGTCTACTGACAAAGGAATAGAATGATTTATTTGtccatattttcaatttgtaTAGCAAGTCTAATTCATCAAAGATACCATAATACAAGTCCAAAAATTCTCTCAATGAAGCTTCATTAAACcatattttcttaatttgGTCAATTTGAAAGTTGCACTTTCTggttttattgaatttcccCAAGAAACTGCACACTCGGAATGGTGTGCCGCCAAACCTTAAAATATATCTAAAAGTACTTAATTGTTGACTGATAaaatcaattttcttgtcaaaatttctcaaaagaGACAGGAGAAGTACTTTAATTACCGTGATTGGATGCCTTAGTGCGACTTTTACAGtcagatttttcaaaatcttggTATAGTACGTTAATACGGAAGGGTCCAAAACAGTTAAATTTCGCTTAGACTTTTCGATAAACAGTTTTAATATATCCAGAGCgtatttgataattttggCTAATTTGTCTCTACCAGATAGAGAATCcaatatatattttaagATGGTAATATTATCCACCATCTTTGTTTTTGCTTGAGAATCCTCATCATCACTTCTCGAGGATTCAGTATGCGACTCGCTTCCACTGCCTGCACTGAACTTCTCTGCACCGGCGTCTGATGAATGTGGATGGGTATTGTCATCCTGGGCGTCCTGGTAACTTGCCCCAGAATAAGGTGGTGTTTCTGAACCGGAAACGATATCTGTCGTGCCAAACTGACTCATTGTTTTACGACCAGTTTCTATAGGTGAAGACTTACAGGGAAGTTGAGGATATCGACTCTATTTGTTACTTTCTCCAGCATACAAATTACCGATGATTCtgagaagaaagaagaaaaacgtatttcaaaaattatataacCTGAAATAATAAGCCCAATCCCACCGGAATTTCATATACTATCACCGAcctggaaaaaaaatgaagagtaaaaagaaaaaaataaatttagCGCCGCTCGGTTTCGATCCGAGGACATCAGGGTTATGAGCCCTGCGCGCTTCCACTGCGCCACGGCGCTGCTAAATCATGTGAGTTTAGCGCGTACCGAGCAAATTCACCAAAATATTTACATCCAATTTGCTCCCCTCACTCTTCCCCGATGTCGGTTGTGATTACTGCTACGCATGGCGACTCTTAATTTCTTTCAGGTATAGTAACATTTACTCCTTTAAGTAATTGTCTATTTTTCCTCGACACTGTATGTAGTTACCTTTCAAGGAAGCTATTCCAATACCATCGTGAGAAAAACTCTATTGGATACTTCATCTAGCTCGTATATATGCTTTTTAAACTTTATACCAAACCGTGTAGGCAAAACTGGACCGCCCGGTAAGTTCTGCTATTAAcaaattaaataaaattggCCAAACTGAGGATTGACAGTTCTGAATATCCAAGATTACTGACTTCAATTTTCTCACTTCTCATCATAATATTCCGCTGATTTTTACATACCGTATATCCAATTTACGGCCCTTCACATATAGCGGCGAAATGATGGTAAAGCTACGCATACTGTCTGACAGGACCCTATTCTAGCAACCTTACatgaaacaaaaacaaacaacATCACATCATACGGATGAACTACGGGTGCAATCCCTGACTCATCAATGTTTATCATAAACTTAGATATCAACACTGATAAACCCCACCTCTATTTTTACTGGTTCTTCACTTTTTCGATGCCGCACCGTCGCCCGCGATCCCCGCCCTTTGATTGCTCCTTCCATTAacagtttttttctatCCCTTACAAGAAGCCGAGACGCCGCGAAAATATCGGCTAGTGCGAATAGTCTCTAGCTCTTGCCCTTCGCAAAGCACCGTGCTGCTAATGGCAATCAACAGCGCATCGCCGCTCGctgaatttttcacttaGCGGTAGCCGCCGAGGGGTCTAAAGAGTATATAAGCAGAGCTTGCGGCCCACTTTCTATCAAGATCTAAGACTGTTTCTCTTCTCTTGGTCTGTATATGTTTTCTCAAAGTTAGcagaaacaacaacaacaactatatcaataacaataacTACTATCAAGATGGAAACAGGACCTCATTACAACTACTACAAAAATCGCGAATTGTCCATCGTTCTGGCTCCATTCAGCGGCGGTCAGGGTAAGCTTGGTGTCGAGAAGGGCCCTAAATACATGCTTAAGCATGGTCTGCAAACAAGCATAGAGGATTTGGGCTGGTCTACGGAATTAGAGCCCTCAATGGACGAGGCCCAATTTGTGGGAAAGTTGAAAATGGAGAAGGACTCCACAACTGGGGGTTCCTCTGTTATGATAGACGGTGTCAAGGCTAAAAGAGCAGATTTGGTTGGTGAAGCCACCAAGTTGGTGTACAACTCCGTGTCGAAAGTGGTCCAGGCGAACAGATTCCCCTTGACCTTGGGTGGTGATCATTCAATAGCCATTGGTACTGTATCCGCGGTTTTGGACAAATACCCCGATGCTGGTCTTTTATGGATAGACGCCCACGCTGATATAAACACCATAGAAAGCACCCCCTCTGGAAACTTGCACGGCTGTCCCGTGTCATTCCTAATGGG is a genomic window of Saccharomyces cerevisiae S288C chromosome XVI, complete sequence containing:
- the CAR1 gene encoding arginase (Arginase, catabolizes arginine to ornithine and urea; expression responds to both induction by arginine and nitrogen catabolite repression; disruption decreases production of carcinogen ethyl carbamate during wine fermentation and also enhances freeze tolerance), with amino-acid sequence METGPHYNYYKNRELSIVLAPFSGGQGKLGVEKGPKYMLKHGLQTSIEDLGWSTELEPSMDEAQFVGKLKMEKDSTTGGSSVMIDGVKAKRADLVGEATKLVYNSVSKVVQANRFPLTLGGDHSIAIGTVSAVLDKYPDAGLLWIDAHADINTIESTPSGNLHGCPVSFLMGLNKDVPHCPESLKWVPGNLSPKKIAYIGLRDVDAGEKKILKDLGIAAFSMYHVDKYGINAVIEMAMKAVHPETNGEGPIMCSYDVDGVDPLYIPATGTPVRGGLTLREGLFLVERLAESGNLIALDVVECNPDLAIHDIHVSNTISAGCAIARCALGETLL
- the PEX25 gene encoding Pex25p (Peripheral peroxisomal membrane peroxin; required for the regulation of peroxisome size and maintenance, recruits GTPase Rho1p to peroxisomes, induced by oleate, interacts with Pex27p; PEX25 has a paralog, PEX27, that arose from the whole genome duplication); protein product: MSQFGTTDIVSGSETPPYSGASYQDAQDDNTHPHSSDAGAEKFSAGSGSESHTESSRSDDEDSQAKTKMVDNITILKYILDSLSGRDKLAKIIKYALDILKLFIEKSKRNLTVLDPSVLTYYTKILKNLTVKVALRHPITVIKVLLLSLLRNFDKKIDFISQQLSTFRYILRFGGTPFRVCSFLGKFNKTRKCNFQIDQIKKIWFNEASLREFLDLYYGIFDELDLLYKLKIWTNKSFYSFVSRQESLAWQYDILLSLKDHWLNLQSLQKRQLELEVQLKVQNNALLLSPILMHQAHKDDGSQSPIRKQLLNDLNVNNDAEVLIHKQLKAIKDEKTLVYLDIARLSFDCMANTSDILNLKTPKGTYAVLSLGSGLTGLVKLWITTKRSLCSSKD
- a CDS encoding glyoxylate reductase (Glyoxylate reductase; acts on glyoxylate and hydroxypyruvate substrates; YPL113C is not an essential gene) → MITSIDIADVTYSAKPRILVPYKTQWEVASHLPEYRKLAERVEFYKYEMSTKDDFVKFLETHRINGFWLTEEFFTVLGNPSSYIEFFPASLKVILVPWVGCDFIDGKLLRSKGITLCNIGPHAADHVTELAIFLAISCFRMTSFWEYCFKYVENGNVEQCKKYISSDSYEIVTDSYHGQEMKFPSRTDKCKPNKDRKVVHLAEKYTVGGKKMESPMNKKVLILGFGSIGQNIGSNLHKVFNMSIEYYKRTGPVQKSLLDYNAKYHSDLDDPNTWKNADLIILALPSTASTNNIINRKSLAWCKDGVRIVNVGRGTCIDEDVLLDALESGKVASCGLDVFKNEETRVKQELLRRWDVTALPHIGSTVADMVIKQTLITLENVQDIFVEGGDGKYVLN